One Peribacillus simplex NBRC 15720 = DSM 1321 genomic region harbors:
- a CDS encoding ribonucleotide-diphosphate reductase subunit beta, producing the protein MTNHIKKIRMLEPTHPTKATGVFKGEASGFLLWNDIQYEKFYDTYTQLINNFWKPSSVNMIQDKKQWGELDEDIQDAFLDILTMIAGMDSLQTPTLVEILRYIKDPAAKAILANMAQQESIHNESYSYILASLIPVGKQKQLFDRIKEHPEVIKRNQPIVDAYQTFVDDPSPQHLFEALIHSTNLEGIYFYLAFAFYYNLGRQNLMTGSATMISYIHRDEMVHFDFIGMLVQILMYEYPELNNEENTKFIYTTIEKAVELEKEWSEYMLEDIQTKADLDLEEFNEYIEYIANKRLRMLGLENLYREYDENPMPWIKTFDDESIGLTKTDFFEQKSRTYSQVNASNGFDEL; encoded by the coding sequence ATGACCAATCATATCAAAAAGATTCGGATGCTGGAACCAACGCATCCAACCAAGGCAACCGGTGTTTTCAAAGGAGAAGCTTCAGGCTTCCTCCTTTGGAACGATATTCAGTATGAAAAATTCTATGATACCTATACACAGCTCATCAATAACTTTTGGAAGCCTTCGAGCGTGAACATGATTCAGGATAAAAAGCAGTGGGGCGAATTGGACGAAGATATCCAGGACGCTTTTCTCGATATCCTTACGATGATTGCTGGAATGGACAGTCTTCAAACGCCCACTTTAGTAGAAATCCTTCGGTACATCAAGGATCCGGCGGCAAAGGCTATCCTGGCCAACATGGCCCAGCAGGAATCGATCCATAATGAATCTTATTCCTATATCCTTGCTTCCTTGATTCCGGTAGGCAAGCAAAAACAGCTTTTCGACCGCATTAAAGAACATCCTGAAGTGATTAAGCGTAACCAACCGATCGTTGATGCTTATCAAACGTTCGTGGATGATCCCAGCCCTCAGCATTTATTCGAGGCACTGATCCATTCAACGAACCTTGAAGGGATTTATTTCTACCTGGCTTTCGCCTTTTATTATAATTTAGGACGCCAAAATTTAATGACCGGTTCCGCTACGATGATATCCTATATTCATCGCGATGAAATGGTCCATTTCGATTTCATTGGAATGCTCGTTCAAATCTTGATGTATGAATATCCTGAGTTAAATAATGAAGAAAATACTAAGTTCATCTATACAACGATTGAAAAAGCAGTCGAACTCGAAAAGGAATGGTCTGAATATATGCTCGAAGATATCCAAACCAAAGCCGATCTCGATTTGGAAGAATTCAATGAGTACATCGAATATATCGCCAACAAACGGTTACGTATGCTAGGCCTTGAAAATTTGTATAGAGAGTATGACGAGAACCCGATGCCATGGATCAAAACGTTCGATGATGAATCCATCGGACTTACCAAAACCGATTTCTTCGAACAGAAGTCAAGGACATACAGTCAAGTAAATGCCAGCAATGGGTTCGATGAGCTGTAA